In the genome of Thiobacter sp. AK1, one region contains:
- a CDS encoding ribonuclease H-like domain-containing protein: MNLRDRLQKLTGQRGVEPYATVAPTQQSLAERLARLGRSPTRLSDEEVAAVLGGICLAEGLIVVERTVALSTLHGSRVLWEIMHAPLHRLDGGAVDPRELLFLDTETTGLAGGTGTLPFLLGLARIEKDSLRLRQFFLTGFKGEKALLNEALPWYREAAHLVSFNGKTFDLPLLVSRYRLARLPDPFASLGHLDLLYPTRTAFAHSWPDCRLQTAEQRLLDFHRRDDLPGHLVPQVWFDFVRAGHLTQVPAILEHNRLDLTSLVALAARLAKLFAQPEHPEADVLAIARAYRRRGEEDTAHAHLLGRHADLTIDGQLELARLFRRRGDWPAAVAIWQALAAQACPEAIECLAKHHEHMAKDPATALAYAHQLARLRPGPSTQKRIERLESRLARQSGPTRGNASLPLGSGKAHVKLP, encoded by the coding sequence ATGAATCTGCGTGACCGTCTGCAAAAGCTCACGGGCCAGCGTGGCGTCGAGCCTTACGCGACAGTTGCCCCCACCCAGCAAAGCCTCGCGGAGCGTCTCGCCCGGCTCGGCCGGAGTCCCACACGCTTGAGCGACGAGGAGGTGGCCGCAGTCCTCGGGGGGATATGCCTCGCCGAGGGGCTGATCGTGGTGGAGCGTACCGTTGCCCTCAGTACCCTGCACGGTTCCCGCGTCCTGTGGGAGATCATGCACGCGCCCCTGCATCGCCTCGATGGCGGTGCCGTCGATCCCCGTGAGCTGCTCTTCCTCGACACCGAAACCACGGGACTGGCCGGCGGCACCGGCACGCTACCTTTTCTGCTGGGGCTGGCGCGCATCGAAAAAGACAGCCTGCGCCTACGTCAGTTTTTCCTCACCGGCTTCAAGGGCGAGAAGGCGCTGCTCAACGAAGCCCTGCCCTGGTACCGGGAGGCTGCCCATCTGGTCAGCTTCAACGGCAAGACCTTCGATCTGCCCCTTCTAGTGAGCCGCTATCGTCTGGCGCGCCTGCCCGATCCCTTCGCCAGCCTGGGCCATCTCGATCTTCTCTATCCCACCCGCACCGCCTTCGCGCATAGCTGGCCCGACTGTCGGCTGCAGACGGCAGAGCAGCGCCTGCTCGACTTCCACCGCCGTGACGATCTGCCCGGCCATCTGGTGCCGCAGGTGTGGTTCGATTTCGTGCGTGCGGGGCACCTCACCCAGGTGCCCGCCATCCTGGAACACAACCGTTTGGACCTCACGAGCCTCGTGGCCCTTGCGGCCCGGCTCGCGAAACTGTTTGCGCAACCGGAGCATCCGGAAGCGGACGTGCTCGCCATCGCCCGTGCCTATCGCCGCCGGGGGGAGGAAGACACCGCCCACGCCCATCTCCTGGGGCGCCACGCCGATCTCACGATCGACGGCCAATTGGAATTGGCCCGGCTTTTCCGGCGGCGCGGCGACTGGCCAGCCGCAGTGGCAATCTGGCAAGCGCTCGCCGCCCAGGCTTGCCCCGAGGCCATCGAGTGCCTCGCCAAGCACCACGAACACATGGCGAAAGACCCCGCCACCGCTTTGGCTTACGCGCACCAGCTCGCCCGCTTGCGTCCGGGCCCCAGCACCCAAAAGCGGATCGAGCGGCTCGAGAGCCGACTCGCCCGCCAGTCCGGCCCGACGCGCGGGAATGCGTCCCTACCCTTGGGTTCGGGTAAAGCGCACGTCAAGCTGCCGTGA